The Papaver somniferum cultivar HN1 chromosome 3, ASM357369v1, whole genome shotgun sequence genome includes a region encoding these proteins:
- the LOC113359219 gene encoding uncharacterized protein LOC113359219 — protein sequence MFPGDGDDEVHEYIPEEVAAADVENPWTMFFDGSSYGTVGGAGVVFEAPRGELLSYSFKLDFRCSNNVDEYEALILGLRIAKEINLGSVEVKCDSILVTNQVNGDFHVKEPHLAPYRAEAQRLMKQTGSTLDHTGRGGNNHEYASATLTINVKLIGEEEGTVTIRRKKLPNTWKEDRSFEEADDWRRIYIEDLTQMDEGRVIPTQPLKKFVIIQGALYYRAAGGSLARKLQRLGVYWPSMSAQVAVLQDSCADCQTPPQPAEVCTAEEVYSRQPYIDFIQHGKLPSDRQESLKIQKKATRFFMHEGVLHHISYSNAVLRCLSDQEAVEWVEAIPLKDYAGATVAALIKEHIIYRFDAPMIIRSDNVKSFVNKDVIDLLRQNNIRLHTSTPYYPKGNGKAEAMNKTLIRILSRTVHDHYIEWHEQFSLALWAYRNSKRSSTGESPYLLVYGEDAILPAEIAIPSARVAMTIHTIPDEISRFAHLDTIEENRTRVERFAEAYRNRTANYYNQSVKERTFKADDLVLKISSHVQRNANAGKFSANWKGPFKIRKVAESGYYKLRHMNGTKVKMPNKGKWLKKFHA from the exons ATGTTTCCAGGAGACGGAGACGATGAGGTACATGAATATATACCCGAAGAGGTAGCGGCTGCAGACGTTGAAAATCCCTGGACCATGTTCTTTGATGGGTCGTCATATGGTACTGTTGGAGGAGCCGGAGTAGTATTCGAAGCCCCACGAGGAGAGCTGCTCTCATACTCGTTTAAACTGGACTTCCGGTGTAGTAACAACGTTGATGAATACGAAGCATTGATTTTGGGACTCCGAATTGCAAAGGAGATCAATTTGGGGAGCGTAGAAGTCAAATGCGATTCGATACTCGTAACAAACCAAGTAAACGGTGACTTTCACGTCAAAGAACCGCACTTAGCACCGTATCGGGCAGAGGCCCAAAGGTTGATGAAACAAACGGGGTCAACATTGGACCATACTGGCAGAGGTGGAAATAATCACGAGTATGCCTCGGCAACTTTAACAATTAATGTAAAATTAATTGGTGAAGAAGAGGGCACAGTCACGATACGAAGAAAGAAGCTGCCTAACACTTGGAAAGAGGATAGGTCTTTCGAGGAAGCAGATGACTGGAGGCGGATATATATCGAAGACCTGACTCAGATGGATGAAGGTCGGGTGATTCCCACCCAACCCTTGAAGAAATTTGTAATTATCCAAGGGGCCTTGTACTATAGGGCAGCCGGAGGATCCCTTGCGAG gaaacttcaaaggTTGGGTGTATATTGGCCGAGCATGTCAGCTCAAGTGGCAGTACTCCAAGACAGCTGCGCCGATTGTCAAACTCCACCGCAACCCGCGGAAGTCTGCACTGCTGAGGAAGTATACTCGAGACAACCCTATATTGATTTCATCCAACATGGGAAATTACCCAGTGACAGGCAGGAGTCTCTGAAAATCCAAAAGAAGGCGACGCGTTTCTTCATGCATGAAGGCGTTCTTCATCACATAAGTTATAGTAATGCAGTACTGCGATGTTTGTCAGATCAGGAAGCAGTAGAG TGGGTTGAAGCAATACCCCTCAAAGATTATGCTGGAGCTACAGTAGCCGCGCTCATTAAAGAACACATCATTTATAGGTTCGATGCTCCTATGATAATCAGATCAGATAATGTCAAGTCGTTTGTAAATAAAGATGTGATTGATCTGCTCCGCCAAAATAACATAAGACTTCACACGTCAACTCCCTACTATCCCAAAGGGAATGGGAAAGCGGAAGCAATGAACAAAACGCTCATCCGAATCCTTAGCAGGACAGTGCATGATCATTATATAGAATGGCACGAGCAGTTTTCGCTGGCGCTCTGGGCATACAGGAACTCGAAACGTAGTTCCACGGGAGAATCACCCTATTTACTAGTCTATGGAGAAGACGCGATACTGCCTGCAGAGATAGCAATCCCATCTGCAAGAGTGGCAATGACTATCCATACCATACCTGACGAAATAAGTCGTTTTGCCCACTTAGACACAATAGAGGAAAACAGAACACGAGTGGAAAGATTCGCGGAAGCCTACAGAAATCGCACGGCTAATTACTATAACCAAAGCGTGAAGGAGAGGACATTTAAGGCGGATGACTTGGTCTTAAAAATATCCTCTCACGTACAAAGGAATGCCAACGCAGGAAAGTTTTCCGCAAATTGGAAGGGCCCGTTCAAGATAAGGAAAGTGGCAGAAAGTGGATACTACAAGCTTAGGCATATGAACGGAACCAAGGTGAAAATGCCTAATAAAGGAAAGTGGTTGAAAAAATTTCATGCATGA